A stretch of DNA from Channa argus isolate prfri chromosome 7, Channa argus male v1.0, whole genome shotgun sequence:
TTGCTCCAGGTGTGTGTCTCACAGTGGGGAAGGCTGTCACCgagctgctgctggaggtgACGTCCGTATCCGGCGAGGACTGTAGTCTGCTGTGCACAGCCGAGGCCAAAGCCGGAGTCCAGTACCGAGCCCTCAAATGGTACAAGGTAAAAATGTGATTCACTGCCTCTAAGAGCTCAGAGAAAATCctgtcatttcctttttcttttctaacttCACAACTTAAGGGAGACGTGGGTAATAATTGTCATGTCTTCCTGTGATTGGCTTATTTGAAATCACGTGACTGCAAACCGGCGCCAAAGGTTCTGTTGCTGTTCTAATGCAGCAGCTggtgtaataaaaatgtgatgaaaagAATGATACAAATACATGGTTCACCCTTATTAGCAGCAAAGTATTCAGGCCAGTAATGATGCCTTACTTTTTAAGGAAAGTACTAGCAGTAACACGCACTTCTGAATGTGATgtataatatgaatatgaaaataatcatgAGGGTAAAGATTTAATATCTTAATACAAACATAAGTTGCCCTAAAATGACCCAACATAAAgaactttttcaacttttttgtttgtttgtttgtttgtttgtttgtttttaataaaaaggtttGACACAAATGTACTTCATCCTTATCTGTCAGCTGATGGGATTTGTTGTGTTGTCAtgatgacagtgtgtgtgatgtcacatGTCATCACATGATTTGATGTTGTCACATGACCAAAGTGTCCCAGCACATGTGAAGATGGGAATGTTTTGGATGAAATGATGATCACTGTTATGTGCATGATGGAAAATTTAGTCTATAAAGGAAACAAGttaagacaaagacagaaaacaatagatttgaatacatttagaGTGTTGAGTGGAGAACTTTGTGTTTAGAAATCATCACTACGTGATAACTAATGGTTCAGTGGTAGAAGTACTGTGTGCAGTTCTGATCCTTATGTTGTGATGATGCAGCAGGTCGAAGAGACTCCAGTGTCTCGTGTCAGCGGCCTCCTGACCAGAGACCTTCCCGATGGCCCGACGAGGTGGTTTACCAGCTTGGACCGAGAGGTGGAGCTGCGGGACTCAGGCCGCAGCATCTTCCTGCCAAACGTGACGTGTAGCGACAGCGGCGTGTACATCTGCCACCTGGCAGCACCTGTGGGAGAACAGAACAGAGAGGGGCGTGTTCTTCTCACGCTGACAGGTAGATCTCTTAGCTTTTCTGAGTCTCTGTCGGGAAAAACCTTTAATTAGAGTCAGACTGTAGCTCTGTGATGCACCTCATGCAGGCTCAGACTTGAATAACTTTCCATTTTGTTTCCAGATTGTGCTGACAGTTCCACAGAAGAACTGCTGACAGACACCTACTTAGTCATCTTTGCCTCAGCGGTGCTGATGCTGGCACTTCTAATATTCCTCATAAGTTATGTAAGTAATGGACTCTGTCTGCACACACTGAGGCCTATTCCACAACAGGCTGTAACATTATTTCTAAGTGCATTTTCCCACATGTTCTACAGGCTTGTCTGAAGAATATCACCAAAGAGAGAAGCAAGACAACGAAGAAACAATTTCTTCTGAATGCGCCACTGAAGCCGCTTGAAAAAAAGAACTTGAAGTTGATCTACACTCTTGGTCCTAAAACGTCCACGAtggagcatgtgtgtgtttgaagccGGAGCAGAAACATCAGAGGAAGACATGCTGGGGGTGATGTGCAAGTGTCCTTCCCTCTGTGAAGTGGATCCacagctttctctttttttaaaccagaggTTCCATGAACTGTTACTTGTCCTCAGTTGGTTCTAATGCTAATTGAATTTGTGATCAGTAAAATTCATTTTAGGAGTCAAAATCCGCAGAATCAAAgaagaaggacaaaggacaatTTGGGTGGGACAAGCAGGGACATCAATGTTTATTTCCAGAGAAGATATTGATCAAAcggaaagacaaaacaaaagcacatgGCCAGTCGACAAAAGTCAGGTTTAATTGGACTCTTACTCATTAActccaaaaccaaaaaacagcttttagctGCAAAAAAGAAAcgtggacacacacagagggactTTCGAGATCCAAGTGGGTCTCCTGAGGCCCAGGGAGCAGAGCGGGCTGTCGGTGGTTAGTTCAGTCGGTCAGTGGGGTTTAGGTGGCTGTTGTGTGGATTCTAAAGTGCTGTGCAAGTGCTTTTATAAACGACAGTATTTGAAACCAGTGTCCATTATATGCAGTAGATGGATGCATAAATATATAGAATAATACCTTATAATTACCATAGGATGACAAACTGtaattctattattattattattattattattattatagtattaaCAATGTAGCACAAAACTCAGATTAGTTCAGGGCCACATGATGAAAACACAGCCATCGCTGTGCATCTGACTTTTAAAGTAAAGCGATGGGTGTAAAAGACTTTGTATAATCATCGTTTGAAGCAAAGATTGTGGGAAAACATAGTGTAAATATTCACTGATTATGAATGAATGACGGCACAAGATGCTTCTCACTATTGTCAGGTAATAATAGACCTGATATCACTTATTGATATGTGATTATTGCAACTAATCcctgtttgcagtgtgtgtgtgtgtgtgtgtgtgtgtgtgtgtgtgtgtgtgtgtaagtggacATTTAGTTTGAATGATTTTCTGAAAACTCATGGCTAATGAGCTGTGATGctcattttattgttaaagGCTGGCAGGCAGAGCCTctggctgtttttgttgttttgatgcaTTAATGCTGTCTTTTAATCTGTAAGGTACTAATTCTTTGTTATTCTACAGTACAAAGTTGACTCACGTGTGTCTTAAGTCTGCATGACTTCACATgtgattcattttattttagctaGAGAGAAATGAGCTCATGTGCCCTTTGAAAACAAGAAGTGAGAGTCACTGACGCCTCAGCTCGGCTCTGTTTGTGTTCTGACCTTTACGGTGTTATTGAGGGGAGAATCCCAGACAGCTACATCATGgggatttttttcaaatgaggaACTtagaaataacaataataatctgATTGAAGCTGTTTATGTTGCTCTAGACTGgatgtttattgttgtttgtatgtgtgattagttctgaataaatgtgtttgtaaaaatatttgtagCAGACAAACATGAAAACGTTCAAGCTGTAACTGAAGAAACGGTAGCATTCTGCATGACTGAGTTGTTGTAATAGTTCGTTCCATTACCTGGATGTTTATTCTGTATGTAGGTGTTAAAACAGTACAGGAGCTTTTATATTTGTAAGACTTTTCTAACTCTGACAAAATGTTGTGGggcaaaacatttgaaattgaGAAGTAGCAAGTTGTGGAAATGATTCTGCTCCATACTTTGACTTTGCTGTGGTTATTTGTGCTATAGTGAGATTGTTGTTTGACTTCAGCCTGTCTGGAAATGATTTATAAATCCAGGACTTACAGAGGGCTAaagatttgtatgtgtgtaaatgtatcatcattcaaaatattttctaattttgcatttttgcacttcGGCTGTGTGACAAATCAAGCTCCCTacttgttgtttgtgtttcatgttgtgtgtctgtctaaTAAACTTTTTGTATACAAGTATATTTGATGGTTCTTGCTTTAATACTGGCTGTAAGTTAATCAGCTGAGCTGCTACAACATCATCAGGTTTCATTCAGAGTTGGTGACATGGttcaatataaaaaacaatgttGCGGTGCAAACTTCAGCTTTTATACTGGTGCTAAAGAAACAATTGGCACTGAATACTGCAGGTTTTGCAATGTTCAAGTTAATCCTGTAACTGTAATATCACATGCACAATGAAATTGAAGACCTGGTgaagtattaaaaatattaacatcacTTTATTAACATCACTCTCATAGTGTGGGACACTAAACACTTGATTAAAAGGCCAAAATTGATGCGACAAAGTTCCAGATCTTTTTTCTCAAACTTTGTTTGGTAGGGACCATGTAGAGAAACATTAAGCTCAAATGAGACAGAGATGTACTAAGCATGGTTATAGCTATGTAGCTAGGTTCGGTCTGTAGCCCCTAATTGTCCCTAATTCTGACCTTTAGTTTGCTGGAAACTGGATCCTACATTTCCTGCGACGCAACTTATCATTCAGATAAAGGTAAAGCTCTTTTATTGTCCTTATACAAACAAGTTGTACAACGATATTGCGTCAGATGATCGGATGGAGGGTTAGTCCGGAGCAGgacctggtccctaacacaCGTGTTTTTAGCAGTGGGGGAAACCAgagcacccagaggaaacctatgcaaacactgggagaacatgctcCACACTGAAAGGCCCTGTCTCGTCATTTAACCCAGGACCTTTTCGCTGTGAGGCGAGACTGCAGACCATTCTTCCACCGTGCTGACACCTTCATGGGTAAAAAATGGTGCAGtgctccttttttaaaatgcagtcatTGAAATGGCTGTTCTTATTTTTAACGTCCTGCATCTCTGCAGAGCGAACTGTAGCACATGAGTGgatgttgtttttctattttaatttggTACATCAGTTTTCTTCTTATGGTGAATTTCCACTTTAGTTTAACTCAAGATGAGACCAAGATGCTGATGTCAGACTTAGCAGCATGTGCTGTGTGATATTTGTGAAGTTCAACATGCCGGAACACACACCAGAAGTGAAACCATCCGCCCACAAAGTGTGAGCTGGTGGGGTTTATTAGTCTGCTATAACAACCATTGATATTTAAGGCTGCACTTTCAATTCTTCTTCACACCCACATGGTGGACAGAAATACCTTTGGAATCATCATGTGATTTTGTAAAAACAAGCGAAACTTTTGCTCTTATGTTCACTGTCATATGCACACATGTGTGTATGCCCACCTGTCTGCCAAACAGACGTTTCACTCTTTCTACTtcttgtgtctttatttattggaaaacacacaactttGTGTAAATAGCTACAAAGTTGggaagtaaatgtgtgtttatgtgtatgacGTTATGTTAGTTTATGGCATATAATATATGACGTGTAATATATGAAATAAACATGGGAATCATTGCTTCCCCAGTTAACAAATGAATAGAAATAAGTTCATAGAGAAAATTTGACAGTTTGGCTTTAAAGCCAATGATTCCACTGCATTCACACTAATAAAACAACTAGTAGAAAAATCAATGCAGTAGTTAGCATATATATAGTgtgaattttaatttcaatttttatttaccTTAAAAAGACGGTTGCAGAAATTCCATCCATCCAAGGATCCATCTTGGACCAAAggtatttaatttgtatatGAATGACCTTGGTACAGTGTCAAGattgttgaatttattttattcaggaTAAGATTTGGTAAAATAGTTAAATCAAATTATGCTTGAATATTgtcaaaattacatttatgatttttagcaacACAATGATCAGTGAGGATGCGAAAACAGATGGTGCAGAAAAGAAAGAGTAAATACATAACGTTTTTGGGAGTCATTATTGATAACTAGctgttttataattataatataataaaagtaaaactttcAACTATCCGTTTAATCTCAAGTCAAAGATCTTCATTCAAACACtttgtatatactgtagatggtcaATCAATGGTACGTATCTCCTGTTGTGTAGAGGTTTGTAGAGAAACATCTGTTTCTCAAATCATATTTAATACAATTTGATGACATAGTGGAAACTAAAATTGCCATTATATAAAGCACGTACTTCCAAAAATGATACCAAAGTTTCCATGTTGAACAATTGCCTTTTTCTGATCATTATCATAAATTTCTTCCGGTGGTTGAAACACGACATTTAAAACGGGTTGTAGAATCGAGTAGAATGTTAGAATCGAGAATCCACTGACGTAACTGTGTTGtcgtggccgagtggttaaggcgatggactagaaatccattggggtctccccgcgcaggttcgaatcctgccgaCAAcggatttatatattttttcatatatttgctCAAAACgaatttgttcatttgttgaCACTTAGGACAGTTGTGCTAATAAAATCATGTTGGGAAGCATGAAGGAAGCCGTAACAGCTAAGACTGGCGTCCCCGTGACCCGTGTTACGACCTAAACGTAACACGTTTCCTcctttgttttcaaaataaagtcctataaaacaaaacaaaagacccGAGTGTTCAGGTATAGAATTCAACTGGCACCGCCTTTTAACTTAACCAGGCGAGATGCGGAGTTCAGCCTTTTCCTATTCGCTAAGATCAAGGCCCCTTTGAACTTCATAATGCTCCATGTAGTAATGTAATGAAGCAACACGCCagcaattttaattaattaagatAATTAATGTACACGTTAGGTACAAATCTGGCAATGTTTGTTAGAGTGCGTGCTTACACATAGAGAAATGTCTATCTAAGACAGTTCCATAAATTAACTAAActtttaatgaatatttttatttctttgacacttttggcatttattttgaaagcggGGCTACAGTGTTTCCGTTTGTGGGTGTTACTAAGCAACGACGAACGCTCTGCTCTCGGCGTGCTAGCTGAGCTAGCCCTGAAGCTAGCCGCACACAGAAAACCTGATCATGGATGATGACGATGACCTGGATGAACTCCTGGATGAAGTTGAAAAAACGTTTTGTCGCAACGTTTCTGTCGCGTCGTCAGCTCGCGGGGACTCCATCGAAGCTGGGAAATGCCGGAAAGACAATGACGGACAGCGAAACCACAGGTAAACGAAGCTAGTTTGGCTAGCAGCTAGCTGACGTCAAAGAGTGGTGACCATGATGCGAGTGTGCAGGTTTCTTTTATTTGAGCATTTGTTTGTCGCTAACGTTGAATGAGATAAATGTTATGAGGCTTACATTACTCATACGTTCGCTAATTATCCCTAGTTTAAACCTAGTCAGGAATTCAATGTAACTTCACTTAGCCTTTAAATAGCAGCTGCATTGCTGAGAGACAGTATATAATTACAGTATTATGCGATGGGTGTAAAgcgctaaataaaaaaaaagcacgaGCTTTGTTTAAATGCAATATGGCCAGAGTTTTTGTGGTTAGTTACATTAATATGGTATATTGATTAATTTACCCTTAAGTTAGGTCTTGCAGGTGGAATATAGCCGCAAGCAGCATGTTCGTAATACTGCAAATGTAAAGCTTGTACCAAGGGTTTTAGAAATACAACTGGCGTGAGAATAATTCCAACTGCACCCCATGTTATCCTCTCAAAGAACTAGACAGTAATACAGTTGCCATAAATAACAAAAGTAGTGGAATATGGCTAGAATCTATAGCCTTTAAAACTTAGATAAGTAAGATTTTATTCAGCCAATGTAAACCTCTAAGTTTGCTAAACACCTCAGACTTTATAAAAACTACCGCCAAAAACACTAATGAAATACTGCTTACTAATACCTGTTGCTAGTTCTCCCTATTTCTGCTACAATACAAAGGTActaattcatgtttttcttgGCTCACATTTAGTACTACAAAACCAGAACAACCGATAAACAGCATCACTGAGGATATTGACGCCCTCCTGGAAGAATTATTAGAGGACGACCATGAAATCACCCTTCCACCAAAGGTAAACTTATAAACTTATGCTTGCCCTTTCTCTGAGTGCTAGAAGAAGCAAATGTGAAACAAGCAgcatacttttacattttactcaatattttaaaatcaaacagcCTGCGAATAAGTggaactagaaaaaaaaaaatttt
This window harbors:
- the cd83 gene encoding CD83 antigen isoform X2 — protein: MMRCICQHLSASHVLTPPPVLLCHLHLTTPGDEVVDFPPCERSAFHVGLINVVGRSFPSASRTQPPTFVSFIIIIIIIIMSSHALSLAALLSLCVCLTVGKAVTELLLEVTSVSGEDCSLLCTAEAKAGVQYRALKWYKVEETPVSRVSGLLTRDLPDGPTRWFTSLDREVELRDSGRSIFLPNVTCSDSGVYICHLAAPVGEQNREGRVLLTLTDCADSSTEELLTDTYLVIFASAVLMLALLIFLISYACLKNITKERSKTTKKQFLLNAPLKPLEKKNLKLIYTLGPKTSTMEHVCV
- the cd83 gene encoding CD83 antigen isoform X1, with protein sequence MMRCICQHLSASHVLTPPPVLLCHLHLTTPGDEVVDFPPCERSAFHVGLINVVGRSFPSASRTQPPTFVSFIIIIIIIIMSSHALSLAALLSLCVCLTVGKAVTELLLEVTSVSGEDCSLLCTAEAKAGVQYRALKWYKQVEETPVSRVSGLLTRDLPDGPTRWFTSLDREVELRDSGRSIFLPNVTCSDSGVYICHLAAPVGEQNREGRVLLTLTDCADSSTEELLTDTYLVIFASAVLMLALLIFLISYACLKNITKERSKTTKKQFLLNAPLKPLEKKNLKLIYTLGPKTSTMEHVCV